The genomic stretch AATACGGGCCAAGCACAATTGGAACGATGTTTTGAAATAAAGAACATTTCAGACTCCCGGCTAGATGGCAGCTTAGCTGGTTACTAAATTACAAGAGCAAGAAGTCTTTGGAGACTTTGGATATAAAGTCCTGATTCGTTGGACCAAGCGCAAGGTGTTGCAGCTCTAGTACTCAGTACTCTTGTTGTCCATATCCCAGATGTAGTGGATGGGCATTCCATCAGCTTTTGGGATGATGTTCCCGGTTGTCCCCGTTCCTTGTTCCATGATAAATTTTCCTAAACTCAAACATGGTCACATTCCAGGTTTTATGCCACTAAGATGGGGACAAGAAGGACTTCGTCCGATTCCCATAATAAGCCCAAATGTTAATTGTATTATTTTACTATACTTTGTCTTGTTTTACTTAGTCTCTTTCCACCCATAAACTAAAAAAAGGTTAGGTGGAAAGCACCGAATTtgtgaaataaaaagaaagcaCTTCAGCAGCATTATGCTGTTATTTAAAAATACATTGGAAGTGACACATTATGCTGCCATATAATTATTTCAAGACCAAAATTGATTTCTTTTGAAAGGTATGAAATTAACAAACAACAAAATGAGCCATGTTGAAATTAAACTAGTATTTATCTGATTTTTCTCATTTTGTATCCTTCGTCCAAATTGAGTTTGAACAAGAAGTTTTTGGTATCACGTTCCCAACATATATTACCTTTGAATAAAaattttcaacattttatttAGAGTGCTTTCAACAGTTTAGCTTAGTCATGTTTCTCACATAATACTTGTGTGTCTTGTAACTAACTTGTGTGTCTCCACCTCAACCACATGGAGAAAGAATTTTCACGGTTATGCGGTGCTATAATAGATAGATTAAAGAGTAGGTTCGTATGAGGGTTCATTCTTGGTGCATTATGACAAAGTTTCTCCTATTCAACTTATATCTCACTTGTGCACCAGCTCTGCTCGTTTGATGGACTATTTATAACATGGTTGTAGTGATGATGAATCAAAATCTTTATGTTAATCATACATTTTATCCTTTCAAAAGAATCGTACATTTCTAAATTAAATCATGTAAACTAAAGAAAAATAGCAATTCAGTCAAATAGTTTCGTTAAATTTTTGAATGAAAATGCATGATTTCGCTAAAATAGCTCTCTTACTTGTTtagttgaaaaaaataaaatttattattACTTGGTACCACATTAAGCCGAGCAATTTGAAAACATCTTCCGCTTAAAGCTGAGTGCAAATTGAGGCAAATGAAAACGTCGTAGCACCACATTCTCTTGTAGCTAGCTACCTTCATACTGTAACAAAAGAAAAGTAACAGTGTACATCTATTGCCGTAATCTACACAACTCAGAGCAAGTAAATAGGTTGATTGTTGTTCCTTTCGATCTCAGTTACTACTTTAAGCTTATCGCCGCCATCGGGCCTTCTTCTACTTCAGAAACTCAACAAGGCTCATAGAGAGGGAATTGGATCCCTCAGCAACAGAATGGACAGCAAGAACAGCAAGGAAACCATTTTGCCGGGGCTGATGGTTGTGGTGTTGGTTCTGCCGCCGACGTCGATGGCGGTGCTGGTTCTGGGGCTTGTTCAGCTTCCGGTGCCTCGGCTTCAACTTTTGGAGCTTCCTGCTCAACAACAGGCTCTGCCTGCTGGGACAGTTGCGATGTGCTTTGCCGGGCAAGCTCAGAAGAGTCATCTTTCATGAATCCACTATTTTTCACGTCACCGCCTGCCAATCTGAAGAAATTGCAACTAATTAGGAAGAAATACTTGCCACATTTGGTTTTGAACCATTGGCTACATCTTTCCTCTCAGTGAAAAATGTGCTAAGCACGGTcgtgagaaaaaaaatcattggtTGCATCTTTCACCAAAGGGAATACATATGTAATATCTGTATATCTGTAATTATTATAATATGCtccttagttttttttaaatccTATAATGTGCTCTTTAGTAATGTTATATCTGAACTTTGCAGATAGTCCATTTAGTATTAGAGAGATTGGTTGTTGTATGCTCTACCGAAACCTGAAAATAGAGAATTACTAGAAGGCACTTGTCAGTATTCAGTTAATTAACTGTTTCACGTTTAAAACCCTATACCTAGATGCCTTGATGAAACACCTGGAGCATTGAAAACTTGTATAGTAAAACTTGTGAGGGAATAGAATGCGCAGAGAGATCATACATTGGGAATGCGAAGCTTGTTGTGCTAGCATCAGAACGGTGTGACAGGCTATGGTTGTAATCAGTCTTGTCATCCCCATCTTGGTCCCCTTCCTTGGTAGCAGGCTTCAGTTTTGCACTGGCCTGTACGGTTGTCTTGGCGCCCTCACTTCTAATAGGGCTAGAGCTGGTGCTCGGCCTTGGCAATGGCGGCAGTGGCGCCAATGGGTCATTGGGGTTGCCCATTTCACCTGATTTGCCATACAAGAAGAAATGGTCCTTTGAAAAGCTCGCGTTCCCAACGTTGATGCTAAAGAGAGATTCATTTGATGTCACGCTCCAGTCCGTCGGCGTCGTCGATTTTGACCTTGCAAAGACGGATGATGGGATTCTTTTAGGGTCTGGACACTCATCCGGTGCTCTAGACATGGCCTGCACCCGTGGTGACTGCTTTGGGTCAGTGGGTGCATGACTTTCAGGATTTGAAGATGAACCGCTCTGTTCTTTGATTGCTGCATTATGACTGAACGATATTGTGCTGCCTAGTATTGGACCCTCTATCTGAAAGAAATCATCCTCATCTATGTTTTCTGATGAAGCAGAAGATGAGGAGCTTGATTCCTTCTTGTTGAACTTGTCTGCTGGTGTTTGGCTATCGGTTTCGGCAGGGGTAACAGCAGGACTGGTGCTCGCTTGTCCTCTATTTTGGTCTTCCTCCTGATGGACCATTGTGTGGTATCAAGACAACTTCTTGATATCTGTCTTTGGTGATTGTTCCTGGCAAATAAAACAAACATAAACTCAAGTCTCCTGCTGATGTGATTATTAATTATAAACCTTAACATATTGTGAGCTTCTAACTGTAAACAGTATCTCCTTCCAATGATGTCTGACTATTGTTCAGTTATTTACTCCTACACAGTTGAATAAGTGAGCACAAAGAATTCCACTAAAAGAAGACAGTATTTTTTTTACAACAAAACACAAACAACATCTGAGTTATTTCAAAAAATTTACTAAGCTCTGGTCATATATTATTTTGTTTTCTGCTGTGAATGAAAAAACTTGTAAAATCTCTCATCAATGATTTGTTGAGATCTCTCTAGCTAGATTGCACTTGTTAATGTTGTAGATATATGGAAAGAATCGCCATGTTCTATGAGACTTCATGCTTCTGACTTCCAAGAGTCTTGCAAAACTAGAGAAGAAGAAAGCACACCTTTGATGGTTTCAGATTTGTTGTTCTTTTCTGGAAAAAGTATAGTTTCATGACCTCTTGTGAACAGGTTCCAGGGAAAAGTGAAATTAACAAAACAAATAGATACAGACGCGGACTGCCTGTAAATATTATAAAGAACATTTGAACCTTTTAATTTGGTTGCAACAACAATTAAATGGCTTACCACATTCACAAGAAGCACTCAACTTAAATGGCCAGCACTAGCTTGGTCCCGGGTATCTCTTTACTTTTTAGCTTCCCCCGCGATCTATCAATCAATCTATACAACATTTAAACCATGAAAATCAAAACAACATTTTACTAAGAAATTAAAGGAAAGGAAACAAGAAGGCGTAAACTAAGGATTACAAATCATGTTACCTCTTCAGCCCCCTACAATACTCAGCTCAGTTTCACGCCTGAAATTTTGGGGAAACAAAAGATGCAGCCAAGAAAAAGAAGattgaaacagaaaaaaaaccaGATCAACAAAATGGAATGAGTGAAAGGAAGTTACATGCAAATATGGAATGGTTGGTTTAAGCGGGATAATTTCACCCACACATTCCCATCCGCAGATCTTGCGTGAGCACAATATTTTGTtaccattttcttttttgttgcgTTAGAAACAATGCTGGAGAGTAGGTACAGGACACTATTATTAGTCTATCGTTTCTCAATATTTACataaatccatgctgatataaAGTATCTGAATTGTCTAGATTTAAAATTTGTATACTGTTTTCCTAATTTAAAAGTAGTTTTTTTCCCAACCATTGTAAAAAACCCTCTTAAAAGTATCTGCACAATATAACTGCTTTATGGTTCTTATTCATAAGGTGTATACATCCATATATAAGGTCTCTAGTACATCCTGATTATAGTGTTTCTAACAGTTTTAAGTGGCATAAATATAAATGACCATTTATGACGCTTAGTTTAAAAAGAGATCTTCCTGTTGAAAAAATGGCTACTCACCACTTAGGGATCACGTGTTTTTAGGGATTTATTATGTTACCAGCAACACTGCAACACTCCTTTTGCCACCAGGTCATTTTTCATTTCTTATGACTTAAGAGCATATATTAGATGAAAATTTCTCTCGTGCCATATTTTGGACAGTAAACGTGCCAGCGACTCTGTCACAGCCACTTTTGATCTGGATTGGGTACGGGGGAGACCGCCGTCGGTTGGCTGGAGCCGTTGTAGGAGTTAGGCACCCAATCCACATGAAGTCACCACCTCAGTATAATGATTTGGGTGCTCGGAAAACGCTTCACGTTATTCTTTTTAACAGTAGAAGTAGACATCATGTTGCTAACTAGACTAATTTTTCCTCAGCCCTGCATACACTGTGAGCTCCTCTCTAGACGCTTGATCATATTTTGTCAGCTTGATCCTGCAGGGGTATatcgaaatgcaatgcatcgtGATCCTGCTAAATTTGTTTGCGCAAATTGAGCTGCAAATAAATGGACGCTCCCTTTTCACTTGTGTGCTGCTGATTCTCTTTGCCCACGGAAATGAACTTATatatatgcaaaaaaaagaaacgaaaaAAAAACAGGATGCCTGACGAGATCTCTTCCGTGCTACCGGCGGCCAGAAAGCTAAAGCGGCCGGCAAACTGGCCACCTGTGTCAAAGTTGAGAGCTAGTCATCGCCCTTCACGAGCAAAGCTGCTCTGATCACTCGCCTTTCTCTTTCTGCCGCCGCGCCTTTCGGTTCCTTGCTTCATTCCCAAGGATGGCATTCCATGGACGCTAGCTTATTGCCTGCCTCTCCCTGCCGGAGCGGCGACATGAATCTCCCACCACCCAGCAGAGTACCTTGGACACAGCAACCAGTGCGTGAGGGAGAGATGGTGACGACGGACTGGGGGCCGATCATCGTGGCGGTGGTGCTGTTCATCCTGCTGTCGCCGGGGTTCCTGTTCCAGCTGCCGGCGAGGTTCAGGGTGGTGGAGTTCGGCAACATGGGCACCAGCGCACTCTCCATCCTCGTCCACGCCATCCTCTACTTCTGCATACTGACCATCGTCGTCGTAGCCATCGGCGTCCACGTCTACTCCACCAAGCCCGATCCCGTAGACTAAATTTCCATGCGTTTAATTTTTTTCCAGTAGGATACGGTGGTGTAATCATATGTGTTGGTGTTTTGTTTTCACTTTCTATATATACAGTGATTTTTCATGCTGCCCTAGATCAACAATAACAGAAATAAAATGGTAAAGAGCCTTTGTGCTctcttgtttatttttctaGCTGCTTCTGGTTGGTTCTTCTGTTTATCCTACTTTTTTCTCTCGAAAAAATGGAACAGTGTATggagtgatttttttttagatGGAGGAAAGCGTTCCGGAGTATGGAGTGATTTAATTACCATGGTAACGagccttttttttgtttagttTTCTAGCAGCTTCTGGCCGTTCTTCTGTTTATTCTACTATCGGTAGATTCTGTTTTATATTAATATGTTAATATGTTGCTATCGGTGGCTCCAAAACGACAGTGACACATTATGTTCTTACATTGAGAAGTACTGTATTCTTCAAGCCTGCTGGTTGTCTAATGTTAGCAAAAATTACTCCAAATCTCCAATGCTCACATCTCAACCCCATCGGAATGCCCGTCGTGTGTAACTTTACACACTTCAACAAATTCTTTTAATCCGGCATGCGTAGAGCCTTCAAGGACTTTACTTGGTTTGCTTTCAATTTTTGTCATGGTTTTGGTGGTTTTCTTTTCATTCATCTTTAGAACTATAAAACCCTTCTAAAACGTATACTTCACAGACAAATTAAGTATTATCACTCAAATAACTAACAAAGTATATTTTCTAGATGGCTGTATTCGTTTCACAATTTACCAAAAGTCTATATGCATTTGTCAGAGTGTTTTAATTTACGGATACATTATGAGCAGCGCCCATAAAGAAACACGAACAAATAACACAACAATGGATCGGTGGGGAGGGTAAGGGCCCGCATGAAAAGATCCATTTAGAAAACAAACAGCTCTAGTCAGAATGAAAAGTACTACCATCGTTCGGATCGGTGGTGGGGGAGGGTAAGGGTCCGCACGAAAAGCACTACCATTGCTCACGTAGGTGGCAAACAcatttgttttatttatgaAAATACTCGTCCATGTGTGCATTTCGGAACCTTTGAACTTGTGTGGATAATAACTAGGGCCCTAGCTTCTAGGTATGAACTGCTCACGTTTCTGCATACGTGTACCAGCTTCTCCACTGAACTAGTGTAACCATGGCCCATGGGTGGGTAAATGGAACAAACTTTTGGGAAATTTTTGCTATGCAGCTAAGttttttgaaataaataaaGCAGTTAAGAAATTTTAGTGGCATCCTAGCTACCACAAAACGGATTTGGGTTGTCCACACCTACTACTTCTATTTGGGCCATGTATAACTTGTTGGGatgatgatgcatgcatgttgcTGTGTTGCAGGTGGCAACCTGCAGAGCACTGGTGGCTGACGGCGCAAACTAATAGGAAGTTGTGTAGTTCAGCTAGATCCGGTGCCCAATTGCCCGTAGAGGCAAAGAGCCATGAGGCACATGAGCAAGCTAAGATCGTTGGCTGATGGCATAGTGTAACAAGTAGTTGTGTCGCGTAAGGGCCTGTTTGACTCccacgtgctaaagtttagcacctgtcatatcggatgtttgaatactaattaggagtattaaacataggttaattataaaactaattgcacagatggagtttaattcgtgagacgaatctattaagcctacctagtccatgatttgacaatgtgatgctacagtaaccatttgctaacgatagattaattagccttaatagattattcttgcgaattagcataggggttctgcaattagttttataatttgctcatgtttagtcctactaattagcatccgaacatccgatatgacatgactaaagtttagcacctggtatcaaacaccccatAACTGTAGCCTCAAGAAGTATTACATATATTCATTAAGTATTGACCGAATATACGCAAGTACTACCTCCATCCTAACTAcatgacgtttaggacaagttTCTTGTCCTAAACGTTATATATGTAAGAACGGAGTATATATTACAAGCTCCTTGTCCCTTTACCACATCAAACGATGGCGCACGCGTTTGGGTTCTCCTCGGTGAACGCCTCCGGCGGATACCCATACATGCCAT from Setaria italica strain Yugu1 chromosome II, Setaria_italica_v2.0, whole genome shotgun sequence encodes the following:
- the LOC101769815 gene encoding actin cytoskeleton-regulatory complex protein pan1, producing MVHQEEDQNRGQASTSPAVTPAETDSQTPADKFNKKESSSSSSASSENIDEDDFFQIEGPILGSTISFSHNAAIKEQSGSSSNPESHAPTDPKQSPRVQAMSRAPDECPDPKRIPSSVFARSKSTTPTDWSVTSNESLFSINVGNASFSKDHFFLYGKSGEMGNPNDPLAPLPPLPRPSTSSSPIRSEGAKTTVQASAKLKPATKEGDQDGDDKTDYNHSLSHRSDASTTSFAFPILAGGDVKNSGFMKDDSSELARQSTSQLSQQAEPVVEQEAPKVEAEAPEAEQAPEPAPPSTSAAEPTPQPSAPAKWFPCCSCCPFCC
- the LOC101770220 gene encoding uncharacterized protein LOC101770220 encodes the protein MDASLLPASPCRSGDMNLPPPSRVPWTQQPVREGEMVTTDWGPIIVAVVLFILLSPGFLFQLPARFRVVEFGNMGTSALSILVHAILYFCILTIVVVAIGVHVYSTKPDPVD